A region of Cyanobacteria bacterium GSL.Bin1 DNA encodes the following proteins:
- a CDS encoding precorrin-2 C(20)-methyltransferase, whose amino-acid sequence MGKLYGISVGTGDPELITVKGLKFLQQANIVAFPEGIKGKPGIAERIITPWLQSHQMLLPLKFPYVQDEKELTEAWQVAARTVLPYLQSGEDVTFTCEGDISFYSTFTYLAQAVQQLDPEIVVETIPGVCSPMAAASELGIPLTRRSQRLMILPTLYHLQELASALQEAEVVVLMKFSSLYPQIWELLQAKGLLNRSWIVEKATMPEQVVYQDLRDRADLKLSYFSVMIIKGSPGRE is encoded by the coding sequence GTGGGCAAACTGTATGGTATTAGTGTTGGCACCGGCGATCCCGAATTAATTACGGTAAAGGGATTGAAGTTTCTCCAACAAGCCAATATTGTCGCGTTCCCAGAGGGCATTAAGGGGAAACCAGGAATCGCAGAACGAATTATTACCCCATGGTTACAATCTCATCAAATGTTGTTACCGCTGAAGTTTCCTTATGTGCAAGATGAGAAAGAATTAACAGAGGCTTGGCAGGTAGCAGCACGAACGGTTTTGCCTTATTTGCAAAGTGGAGAAGATGTCACTTTTACTTGTGAGGGGGATATTAGCTTTTATAGTACCTTTACCTATTTGGCGCAAGCCGTGCAACAACTTGATCCAGAGATTGTCGTGGAAACCATACCGGGGGTTTGTTCTCCAATGGCGGCAGCTTCAGAATTAGGGATTCCTTTAACAAGGCGATCGCAGCGTTTAATGATTTTACCCACCCTTTATCATTTGCAGGAACTAGCATCGGCTTTGCAAGAGGCAGAAGTAGTGGTCTTGATGAAATTTAGTTCTCTCTATCCTCAAATTTGGGAACTGCTGCAAGCCAAAGGTTTACTTAATCGCAGCTGGATTGTGGAGAAAGCAACCATGCCGGAACAAGTGGTTTATCAAGATTTGCGCGATCGCGCTGACCTCAAGTTATCGTACTTTTCAGTGATGATTATCAAAGGGTCTCCAGGAAGAGAATGA